The segment TGAGCAGCAGCTAGGCCAGAGCCCATAGCCCCACTGCCAGGCTCCCCCCAGTACCCCCTTCTGAGCAGACCCCAACATGGCAAACGGTCCAGGCCGGCAGGTGTGATGCGGGCACAGCCGCGCAGGTCCAGCAGGCGCAGGTTGGGGGAGCCGTGCAGCAGGCGGCCCAGGACCTCGTTGGTGACAGAGCTGCAGGCAGAGCTGGCGAGGCAGAGCTCCTCCAGGCCGGGAAAGCCTGGGCCCAGGGCCACTGCCCTCCCGGCGGGCTTGGGCAGCCATGGCAGGTTCAGTAGCCGCAGCACCTGGAGGCAAGGCCCAGActgcaggtggggagggaggggacggggcAGGAGAAGGGGGCGTCTGGTACCTGCAGTTGGGGGCAGCCTTTCTGCAGGCCCTCCACAGGCAGCTGGAGGGGGATGCTATTAGGGCTGATTCCAGCGCTCACCTCCAGGACCCGGAGCTGGGGGCAGCAGCCGCCCTGCAGCAGGGAAGGACAGGGTCAGCAGTCCGCCACCAGCTGACTCAGTCCCAGGGCTCTGGCCCTCCAACCTACCAGTAGCATGCCCACCACAGCAGCCGTCTGGGAGCTGTAGGTCAACCCCAGCCTGTGCATTCGGGGccctgcctcctccaggaagctcaCCAGGGCCGTGGACTCCACCTGAGGATGCAGCACAGGGCCCTGTCACCTCAGCCCCAGCTTCTCCAGGCCCTGGGCTACCGTGAGCTCACCGTGGAGTGCTGCACATCGAGGCTGTGCAGCTGGGGACAGGATCTGGCCAGCAGGAGCAGGGTGTCAGGGGTGACCCGGTGGCAGTCTGAGAGCTTAAGGCAGCTGAGCTGTGGGCAGGACTCAGTGGCCAGCTGTAGGGACAGAGGGTGTGATCtccaagggagggaggaaaactgaggcCAGTGAAGAGCAGCCCAAGACCATTTGGCCACCCAGCTCTCCCTGCTACCCTGGTCAGCAGGAGCTGTGCACCTCACCTTCAGTACGGGGTGTATCTGTGACTTCCAGTGGAGGAGCGTCAGCCGCTGGAGCTGGGTGAACCTGCGACAGACAGGAGCTCCAGGCGGCTGCACCCCTCCAGGCGGCCGCACCAGAAACTGACCACACAGAGCAACTTCTCACCGATGGGGCATGAGCCACTCCAGAGAGCCAAGGAGCTTCTTTTCCGCCTTGGCCCCACTCTTGCCCGGCCGGCCGGACAGCGGGGGAGACAGGGTCACGGTGTGCCAGAGCGCTGGCTGGGACGCGGCCTCACGCCAGCGGCGACACACCCGCGCAGCTCTGTGGGCAAACGAGGGCAGAGCGGTGGCggcacagggggagggtggagggggcgtATCTGTGTGTCTAGGAGGGAGTCCTGCTCGCCAAAACGAAACTGCACGGCGGGTCCCTCTCTCTGGCACACGTGTGCACCCGCGCCGggcgatggggggggggggaggagtgtgtgtgtctgggccGTGCCGTCACGCTCCAGGGAGAAGCATACCTGCCGAGGAAGGGCACAGGCCCGTCTGCCGCCACTAGCAGCCCGAAAATCTGCACCAGGATCTCCAAGGGGATGCCATCGGCCCAGCCCGGGTCCGGCCCctgcgcgggcgcgggcgcggcgcggggtcTGGCTTTGGTGGAGGCACGAGCCCCGGCTTTGGTGGAGGCACGAGCCCCAGAAGCGCGCgtgcgcggggcgcggcgggcgcgggcgggccctgggctgggcagcACCAGCACCATGCTGTCCTCCTGCAGCAGCTGGTACTCGGAGCCGTGGGGCGCCAGCCGCTCCCACCACCAGTCCTCGGCCGAGCGAGCGTGCGGCGGCGCGCGCCGGGCCCTGCGCCGGGCGCGCCGGGCCGGCTCAGGAGCCATGGTCTCCGCGGACGCGGAAGGGGTGGGCCTGGCAGGGAGCGCCACTTCCGGGAAGCGACTTCCGGCGAGCCCCACGGGGCGGGCCGGCCGGGTCTCCGGGATTTCGGGCCGCGCGTCGCGGAACCCGCTGCCGCCGGCTGTGTGCCGGGGGCGGCGCCCTCGCCGTGGGGCGCACCGGCCGGCCGGCGGGACGGGAGCGTACGGAGCCGGACGCCCCGAGCGGCGAGGGCAACACCCTCGCTGGACCCGCCGCCCGCCTCTCGCAGCCCCGCGAACTCCCGGGTGGGTCTGGGGCTCGCGCCCAGCCTCGCGCCCCGCACCGGAAACTCTGGGCCTAGACCCGCATCCCTCCTGCCCGCCGCGGGCACCCGCCGGCACGTGCCacgcctcccaccccgcccctcacCTCCGCTGCTGGTCCCGCTGAGCGTCGCGCTGCCCGCTGGCCGCACGCGATCCGCGAGCCGGGGAAAGGGGACCTGCGGCCGTGACCTTCGTCTGCGGCTGATGGCATCGCCTCCGCTGGACCGTCTGGTGCTGACCCACGTATTGGTCGCCCTTTTCGGCATGGGCTCGTGGGCTGCGGTCAACGGGCTGTGGGTGGAGCTGCCCGTGGTGGTGAAGGACCTCCCGGAGGGTGAGTGGGAGCAGGTCTGCCCCAGCGGGCTGCCGGGGCCCTCCTGCCCCTGACGCCTGTGTTCTTGCAGGTTGGAGCCTTCCCGCCTACCTCTCCGTGCTGGTGGCGCTGGGGAACCTGGGGCTGCTGGCGGTCACCCTGTGGCGGCggctggctcctggcaggggCGAACAGACCCCCATCCGGGTGGTGCAGACCCTGAGCGTGGTGGGCACGGCCCTGCTGGCCCCACTGTGGCACCGCGTGGCCCTGGTGGCTGAGCAGCTGCACTCGGTGGCTTTCCTGGCCCTGGCCTTGCTGCTGGCGCTGGCCAGCTGTGCCTCCAACGtcaccttccttcccttcctgggCCGCCTGCCGCCCACCTTCCTGCGCTCCTTCTTCCTGGGCCAGGGCTTGAGCGCCTTGTTGCCCTGTGTGCTGGCcctggtgcagggggtggggcgcCTTGAGTGCCCACGGGCTGCCACCAACAGCACCCCAGGAACCCCTCATCACTTCCCTGAGCGGTTTCCCGCCAGCACCTTCTTCTGGGTGCTCAGTGCTCTGCTGGTCGCCTCGGCAGCTGCCTTCCAGGGCCTCCTCCTGCTACTGCCGGTCTCAACACCCTCCCCTGCCACAGACCCCGGGTGTGGCCTGCGGGTGAGAGCCCCAGAGGTGCGGgaagaggaacaggaggaggcctcacccctgcaggatcTGCCCAACTCAGCTGCCAGcagtgcccccagcccagctcctgaGGGTCAGGGGCTGCTGACCAGGCGTACCGCCTGCCTGCTGGGGCTGCTGGCTGTCACCAACGCGCTGACCAATggcgtcctgcctgctgtacagaGCTTCTCCTGCCTTCCCTATGGCCGCCTGGCCTACCACTTGGCGGTGGTGCTGGGCAGTGCCGCCAACCCCCTTGCCTGCTTCCTGGCCATGGGCGTGCTGTGCAGGTGCTCACCGGGATGGTGCTGGGGCGGTGTGGGGTGAGGctgcccagcacagccccccTCAGACTGCTCCCACTCCGCAGGTCCCTGGCCGGGCTGGGGGGTCTCTCCCTTCTGGGCTTGCTGTTTGGGGCCTACCTGATGGCGCTGGCGATCCTGAGCCCCTGTCCACCACTGGTGGGCACCTCGGCGGGGGTGGTCCTTGTGGTGAGTTGCGGGGACATGAGAGCGGGAGTTGGGGGGGTGACCCGTGTAGGGTCCCCTGCTCAGCCGTACTGTGGCCCTCGCAGGTGCTGTCATGGGTGCTGTGTCTAGGCATGTTCTCCTACGTGAAGGTGGCTGCCAGCTCCCTGCTACATGGGGGTGGTCGATCGGCGCTGCTGGCAGCCGGCATGGCCATCCAGGTGGGCTCCCTGCTGGGCGCCGTGGCCATGTTCCCACCGACCAGCATCTACCAGGTGTTCCGCAGTGGGCGGGACTGTGAGGATCTGTGTCGGcactgaaccaggattggctgcctGAGTCTCCACACGCCCACCTGGgctcaccccaccccagctctgtgtTCCCCTGCTAGGGCCCTGCTCCATGGAGATTTACACAATAAAGCGTTTTTATTCCACTTTAAGGAGCGCCTGTTCCTGTTGGTGGGAGCCCCCTCCTTGGAGCCCAGCACCCTCTACCCCCCCACAttgctgctctgggcagggaccCACATGACACTATGGCTGTCCAGACCTCAGCCTGGACCCAGAGCcggtggggacagagggagaaccAGCTGTGGCCCTCTCTTAGACCCACTTGAGACCCTGAGCCTCATGTGTGTCCCTCCTTGGGTCAGAGCTCAGTGTGGCTATATCTGCCATTGCCCAGCCCCAGGGATCACAGCCTGGGCTGGGGTATGGTGTTGGTGTTCACAGGGAACAGACCTTGCTGCCAGGGAATCTTGCCCTGGGCAGATGCTGTCCGCATGGAAACAGGATGGGCATGAGGCAGCGGCCCTTCTGCAGGCTGCAGAGGGTCTAGGGGCTCAGAAACAGGTTACCTGGGCTGTGGCCCAGCAAGACTGGCCAGGAGTGAAAACCTGCTTCCCAGACAACAGTTCTGAGTGCAGACAGACGTGACCCTGCCTGCCGCCCTTCCCCTCCATTGTTGTCTCAGGATGCCGGTGGCCAGCTTCAGAGCTCTCCTGTCCTTGGCCTTTGAAGGGCCTTGTCTTTGTCGTCCCTGCCCCAGGAGTCCCCTTCCTGCTCCAGGCGTGAGCGCTTTTTACTACTGGATGTCTGGGATGCCATCAACCTGGTCCAGCTCCCAAGGGGCTGGTGTGGCCCAGCCAGTGTGGGCACTGGGCGCCAGGGTCCCTCGGGCACTGCCTGGCTGTGCAGGCCAGTTGAAGCTGCTTTTGGTGGCAGTGCATGGGATGTGCTGAGGGAGCACGATGGGGACGGCTTTGTGTGCCCCGCTACCTGGCCCCAGCCCCTTCTCGTGCCCACCCCACCCAGAGTCCATGAAAGGCTGACATGCCTGCTTGGCCATAGCCTGCGTATGGTCTTAGGCGCTGCTGGAAACCAGTGGAAAGGGGCGTGCAGGGGAGGAAGCCACAGGCCTTTGAAGCTTGCAGGAAACGCGGCTCCAGAGAGGGTAAGGAAGGGTCAGGGTGGCCGGATTAGCCCCCAATGAAGCAGGATGGGCCccacccatgccagcactgaaCCCACCCCAGAGCTCCACAATGACCCCCTCACCTCTGCTGGGCACGGAGGGCACCTGAGGGAGCCTGCTGAGGCCCAGCCTGTCCCTGGTGGGTGCCCTCCCTCGGAGTAGAGCATGTGGCAGTAGCCGTAGGGCCAGGGAAATTCAGCAGGCGTGAGGGTCCTGCCTGGCCCCCGAAGCAACAgttgggtggggggcactgcAGGATGAATCCTCCCCTGCAAATCTTGGTAAGTTGGAGCAGACTGGACACACCCCTTCCAATGCCGTTTAAAACACTGTGAGGTTTCAGTCATGGCCCTCTGAGCCTCCTCCTGCCAGGGGCCAGCAGAGAGGGCTCCCTACTTGTCACACAGGCCCTCCTGTAGAGTATGGGTGGGCCCCGTCCCAAGCCAGAGGTTCTGTGCAGGGCACATCCTGCAGCTCCCTCCACAAACTGGCACCTCTCTGCCTTGAAAAGCAGCCCTGACCCAGCCATGTTGCTAAGTCATTATCTCGGCTTGCCCACCACAACACCCCCTCTCCCTGGGTGCTTGGGGCACAGTGCAAGGCTGgcccagtcctcagcaccacctcaGAGCTGCAGGGGACTGAAGGCCTGGCCAGGGAGTTCactttgctttgaggccacacctggtggagctaaggactcactcctggctctgggttcagggagccatatgtaaTGGTGAGATGgaattgggtcagctgtgtgcaaggtcatGTCTTACCCAGCTCCTGTCCGCTGTACCCTCTCTGGCCTCAGGGAGTTCACACTCTGAGAAGTGCCACTCCACACTGGCCTGGCTTGTCAGTGTTGCAGACAGCAGATATGACCCATACTCCTCAACAGAGCTCCAGAGACATCCAAGCATGGAAGCAATGTGTGAGAATGCCTTTCTTTGCAGCATGCACTTCTGGCTGGTGGAGAGGAGGATGAGGACATGGAGAGTTAGAGGATGCAGCACAGGGAAGATGAAGGGTGGAGCAGgaagggggctagagcgataagtacagcgggtagggtagggtgcttgccttgcatgtggccgactcacctgggttagatctctggcactccatatggtcccccaagcccaccagtagtgatccctgatggCAGGGACACAAGTAAATCCTGAACtcaattgggtgtggcccaaagacaaaccaaaaaaatcacgGAGCAGGAGGATGGGGAGAAAGGAGTGCCCAGAGAAGCAGGAGGGAGgatggggaagagaggagggagtatCGGGAGGTAGAGGATCAGGAGGAGCTCACAGATCTCCCCATGGGTGTGGGTCAGGTGAAGGTGCTTGGGAGAGGAGCCGGGTGGGGACTTGGCTGCAGGGCGGGAGTGGCTGCTGCCTGCAGGAGCTCCCGGTGAGGGTGGGTGGGGTACGCGCTGCCGCCGGTTCAGGGCTGAGAAGCGCCTCGGCCCGGCAGGAGAAGATCGGGGCTTTGGGAGGAGAGGACAGGCCGCGCTATTCATTCCCAGCCAGCCTGGCGCAGCGCGCGTCTCTCTCACTGAGCCAGCAGCCAACCTAGCAGAGATAAGCTCCCAGAGCCGCTGCGGGACATCTCGAGGCCGCTGCAAGCCGCCAGGGGGCGCCATCCACAGCGCATGCCGAGGGGCAGGCTCGCCCCGCCCCTCGCGGATTAGCCCCGCCCCCGCGAGCTAGCTTTGCATACCGGGTTGGCCCCCCCACACCTCGCATGCGCACTCCGCCCTGCGGCCTCGCCCCCAGGATCGCCCCACCCCCTGCAAGCTCTCTCCGTCCCGCTTCCAGGCTCGCCCCGCCCCATCCGGCGCGCGTGCGCCCTGGGTCCCGCCCTCGGGGGCTTCTGGGTGGGCGGCGCGAGCATGCGCAGAGCCGAGCGGAACCACGGCAGGAAAATGCTGCGACCGGTGAGCGTCCCTTGTCCAGCACCGCCCCTGGCGTCCCCCAGAGGTCCAGTGCGGTCCTTTGGGCCCCCCCTAGGCCCTGAGCCCCGTCGGGAGAGCCCGCTTCTCTGCCCTCCGTGGACACCCTTTCCTGGCCCACGCCCCTCGGACCCCGGGGCTCCCGGCTGCATCCCCGCCCTGAGCCGACCCAGTCTCCCAGATGGCCCTGAACGGACAGCTGTTCCCGAGCTGGCCTCCGTTCCCTCGGGTTCCGGTCAGCTCACACTGAGCTGACCTGGGCCCCAGGTGTCTGCAGACTTGCCTTGGTGGCTGGACTGCAGGCGCGTGGGTGTCGGCCTCGGCCTCACACGCCtgaaggggtgaggggaaggggacTGCCCTGGGTTCCCTCAGGGTGGGCCGGCCGTGTTCACACTCGCCCGGGGCCAGCTCCGACCCCACCCACCGTCCTGCTTTAGTGCTGCCTTTGAGGGACTGGGGAGCTCCTGCACTCCAGTCCACTCCAACTGGACTGGCCTTGACCTAGAAGGGCCCCTGGTTGTCAGCACAGAGCCTGCCCTCAGGTGAAGTGGGTGGGTGAAGGGTGCTGCAGACCAGTGCACCTTGTCTGTCCGCCGTGGGGGACGGCTCTGGCAGGCCTGCAGGGAAAGGCACGCTGAAGTGAGAAGGGCTTCTCACCTTGTGGCTGCCGAAAGCCTGGGCCCTGTGCATCGGATTATCAGCCCGACCCTCAGCTCCCGGGCCTCACCATTTGATACCCACGTGGTGATaattttctctgtgtctgtggctACCCTGACCGTGCCACCTCAACCAGGGACAGTGCCACAGAGCAGATGTGAGCAAGTGTGGTTAGGTGTAGCAGGTAAGGGCAAGCATGTGAAATTCTGATGCAGTGTGAGCAGGCGTGAGGGAGCAGGTGTGAACAGGTATGAATGCGCGTGTATGAGCGAGAAGCTGTGAGCAGGCTGCCTAGGAGGCCTTTCCCTTTCCTGCTTGTTTGGAAATACCAGGTTGTCTTTGATTTCCGACAGCACCCTGCAGGTATCCTGACTTAGAACCAGGGCAGGACTGCAGGACTTGCGCCTAGGCCCCTGGAGCTAGGGTGTGCAGTTGAGGTCCAGGAATGAGGGGCTCCCTTCCAGGCCCTCTGGTGGCCACACACCATTCCCTGTGTGTCTGGCTGCCCTGCAGTGGTCCTCCCACTGTTGCTGTGACTTTAAACTTCTGACTGGGAAAAGTCTTTCTTTTGGGAATCTCCCTGGGAGAGCTCCAGGGTGGGGGCAGATCTTCACAGGTGGAATGGGACATGGGCTTGGACCATCTCCTGCCTGGGTGTTTCTTCAGCCTGTGAGCTGGGACAGTCTGACGGGTCATAGTCCTTCCCTGGAGTCTGGATAGTGCCTCTCTGTCCTTGATGTCCTTGCAGGCTGTGCCCTTGGACGAGTCATGGCTGCAGCTCCATGGCCAGCTTGCAGCATGTACCTCCTCCTCAGACTGGCTGGGCCCTGGTGTGTGGAGCTGCATGCGTCCATGTGCACAGATGCCCTGGCCCACTGCTGTTTGCTGGCCCTTGGACCACTTGGTGGTGACAGGTGCAGGTGTGGACTGAGAGGCTCACTTCCTGCTCCAGCCTCCCTGCTGTGGGGTTCCTGACAACCTGGCCCAGGCTCCTCTGGGGAGGTTGGGGGCACTGATGCCCATTCTCCTGTACAGGCACAACTTTACCGCTTGTACTGTGCTGGGCGGAGACACCTACAGCCCTGGTCACCTGCAGCCTTTAGCAGGAGAGCTCTCCTAGGGGCACCATTCCGGTGGTGAGTGTCCCCTGCCACACTTTGGACCCACCCAGCCTGAGTGGGCACTCTCCATAGAGGGTGGGGGGCAAGGACAGGCAGGGCCCCAGTCTGCACCCTCAGAGCTGACTGCCCCTGCAGCCTGGGTCCTGGCTCTCTGACAAGTCCTACTGTTGGGGGCCACCTGCACCATGCTGCCTGATGAGTGACCAGCTACACCCCATTCCCTGTAGGTCCCCGCGCCCCAGACCCCTGTGGAGGAAAGTGCTCTCAGCCATGGCCCTGGGGGTGCCACTGCTGCTGGGGGCCCGCTACACCATGGCAGAGCCGCAGGAGAAGAGGCGTCTGTGGCTGGTGGTGGAGGGCGTGGGGCGCTTCAGCAGGTAGGAGGAACCTGGGACAAGGGGAGGGGGATGGACACTGAAGCCCCAGCTGAGTCCTGGGCGCGGGGCCCGGCAGTCTCAAGCAGATACCCACTGATCCAGGCCTGCTGTGGGCCGTGGGAAAGCCCTGCAGCCTGCCCACATGGCTGTGGGGTGTACACACCCCTGCCAGACTGCTTCCTGCTTCCCAAGGCTGGGGCCTCCTGGGTACCTGGGGGCAGGGTCAGTGCCGTCTGCACCCCAGGCTTTGACCTGGAGTCTGCTGCTCCCCCCCCCATTCCACTGCTACTGTCTGGGGGGACCCACCCCCTACCCTCGTGTCTCTGCCAGGGGCCTGCCTTTCTTTCCTCCTGGGCTTAGGTGGCAGAGAACTGTCTTCATACCAGCATACCTCCGTCCTGTGGCTGTAGGTGCTGAACTGGTTGCAGGGCCACTGTTCCAGGAGCCCTGCAAACTGCTTGGTCTTGGTGGCCTTTGCTTCTGCACCTGGGCAGGCCATGCTGAGGCTGGGCGGGAGAAGtgcagggcaggcagaggggtgtgtgtgtggtgggggagtgcCTCACTGGGCAATGCTGCCCACTGTGACTTGAGGCTCTGCTGCCTGGAGTTTATGGTTCTGCCCAGCAGGTCCCTGAGGGTCGGCCTGCAGATCTCCACAGACTACTGGTGGTGCACGAATGTGACCCTGCGAGGGCTGCCCGAGGTCTGTCCCAGGGGCCCTGGCCAGTTGGGTTCTGCAGGGGGGCCAGGTGAAGGTGCCTGCCTACTCCATTGCCTCCCGCTTTGTCTGTGGTCAGAACAGCCCGGAGTACTTGGAGGTGATGTCTGCTTGTCACCAGCGGGCAGCGGATACTCTGGTGGCTGGGGCCATCCGCAATGGGGGCCTCTATGTGAAGCTGGGTCAGGGGCTGTGCTCCTTCAACCATCTGCTGCCCCCAGAGTACATCCAGACACTGCGGGTGCTGGAGGACAAGGCACTTACTCGGGGTTTCCGAGAGGTGAGCACCTGGGGCCCACCCCATGCAGagactcccccacacacactgctcaCAGCCGCCTGCAGAGACCCCCACTGGTCACTTTGCCTCTGCAGGTGGACGCGCTCTTCCTGGAGGACTTCCAGGCCCTGCCCCAggagctcttccaggagtttgaCTACCAGCCCATTGCTGCTGCCAGCCTGGCCCAGGTGCACCGTGCCCGGCGGCATGATGGCTCTGTGGTGGCTGTGAAGGTAAGGCAGCAGACTGGGCCCGCgggtggtggggtgggcaggTAAGCCAAGCTTCCTGCACACCGTCTGCAGGTGCAGTACATTGACCTGCGGGACCGTTTCCATGGGGACATCTACACGCTGGAGCTGCTGCTGCGGCTGGTGGAATTCATGCACCCCAGCTTTGGCTTCAGCTGGGTGCTGCAGGTGAGTACCGTCCCCTAGGCCTGcccggccaggccctgccccgACGGTGTCTCACTGCTGTGTGCCCCCAGGATCTCAAGGGGACCCTGGCCCAGGAGCTGGACTTCGAGAATGAGGGCCGCAATGGCGAGCGCTGTGCCCGGGAGCTGCGGCACTTCCCCTACATCCTGGTGCCCCGCGTGCACTGGGACCTGACCAGCAAGGTGGGCCCCGCCCCCTGGGACCTGACCAGCAAGTGGGCCCCTCCCACTCAGCACCCTGCTCCCCCCACAGCGCGTGCTGACAGCTGACTTCTGTGAGGGCTACAAGGTGACAGACATGGATGGCATCaggaccctggggctggaggcgCAGGATGTAAGTGGGCAtgggaagggctggagtggggCTCAGGCTGCTGCCTGGGCCCTGGTCCTGACCTGCTTCTCCTGCATGCAGATAGCAAAGAAGCTCATCCAGACCTTTTCGGAGCAGATCTTTTATACCGGCTTCATCCACTCCGACCCTCACCCTGGCAATGGTAGGCGAAGCCCccggggtggtgggggcggggacaggcGGGAGCCAACGTGCTGTTTCCCCAGTGCTGGTGCGGAAAGGCCCAGATGAGAAGGCCCAGCTGGTGCTGCTGGACCATGGGCTCTACCAGTTCCTGGAGAAGAAGTAAGCTGGGGCAGAGGCGGGCTGGGCACCACCTCCTGCTGTCCTGCGCTCACTGCCCACCCTGCAGGGACCGGGCAGCCCTGTGCCAGCTGTGGGAAGCCATCATCCTGAGGGACGACGCTGCCATGAAGAAGCAagcggcggtgctcggggtacagGGTGAGGCAGCCGGGGATGGGGTgaggcggtgggggcggggctgggcggggctgtgTGGGGCACACCTGACCCCCGCAGACTACCTCCTCTTCTCCGAGGTGCTCATGCAGAGGCCTGTGCGCCTGGGGCAGTTGTGGCGCTCGCACCTGCTGAGCCACCGTGAGGCAGCCTACATGAAGGAGATGGCCCGAGACCACTTCGAGGACATCATGAGCGTGCTCAAGGCGCTCCCACGGCAGATGCTGCTGGTGCTCCGCAACATCAACACGGTCCGCGCCATCAACTCTGCGTTGGGCTCCCCCGTGGACCGCTACTTTCTCATGGCCAagaggtgggcagggcaggggcggagCCTCTGcacgggcagggtggggtggggtagtgggtGGGACTGACCACTTCTACCTCTGCCCCTGTCCAGCGCTGTGCGAGGCTGGAGTCGCCTGGGGCAGGGCACACGCAGGAGTATCTACGACACCAGCCTCCTACGCCGAATCAGGGTCATCTGGCAGGTGTTCAAGTTTGAAGTGGCTCTGAGGTAAGTTGACAGGAAACCCTGTGCCCATGGACAGGTGATGGGGACCTACTCCTGACACTGCTGTCCCCCACACAGGCTGCAGACACTGTCCATGTGGCTCACTGTGCACCTGGTTTGGGTCCTGGCAAGGCTGGGCTTCATACCAGAGGAAACGGGGCTGTACGAGTACCTGGAGGCCTAAGACACAGGACAGCCCGGGACCAAGGACTCTCCCAGGCCCAGCCTCGGGCAGTGGAGGCAGCCAGGGCAGGAGATGGGGCTGCCCCAGGACGCAGAGTGCTGAAGCAagtgccaggtgtgggggcacacGGTGGGCTACAGCTGTAGCCCGCAATGACCACACGCTCTTCTCAAACCAAACAAATCTCTGTgttttgtacaaaaaaaaaagagggggctgtCCTGGGGCTAGAAGTGGGCAGTGACTCGGTCTGTTTCCAGCAGGTCATCCAGGATCTagaggagaggggtgggatgaggggacGGGGAACAGTACAGTGGCCAGGGCAGAGTGGGGGCATGTGGCCGGGCACTCACGATGTCGGGCGTGGTCCCTATTTTCTTGGCCAGCTCCCCACGTTCCATGGTGCTTAGGTACAGGTAGCGGTTGAGCAGCTCCCCATCCAACACGTTGCGCACGGCATTCTGGAGGATGCGCCGGTCCACATGCAGCATCCTGTGGGAGGAGAAGTGGGCATGAGGCAAGGTGGTACAGAGCAGGGCTGCAAGGATTGCGTGGTGGCTCACCGGAAGGCACGGGGGTTGAGGCCAGCATGGTGGGGCAGCATAGTAGTGAGCGCGTTCTGCAGCATTAGCAGCCGCCGGTAGGTCTTCTCTTGCATGGGCAACAGGAGGCCGATGCCACCATCCAGTGTGGCTGTGGGGTATACAGAGTGAGGCAACTAGGCTGCTGCCCACTGGTGATCCCCACCTCTGCTCGAAGGCACTCACCGAACCATGTGATGTGCTTATTCTCCCACACCACCGACTTCTTGCTGGGACCCTCAGCGGCCCCCCGGCATGGAGTCCTCCAGAAGGTGTTGACGTGGGCGCCTACGTGGAAGTCTGCCCGCCGCAGCAGGCGCATGCCCCCGAAACTCTCCTTGGCTGGGTCAGAGTAGCCTCCAGTGACCACCTgcccgccccagcccgccccagcccaccctgGGCAGATGGCACTCACCTTCTGGCAGGTACATGTATACCATGAGGTTGCGATCACGGTCCGACACTGGGAAACAGCACAGTCAGCTCTAACCCCACTCAGGTCCCAGGTCCcagggccccggcccggccccgctcaTGGCTCACCCAGGAAGCCCAGCTGTGCGTTGTCCACCATGAAGTCCACACTGTACACCTCCAGAGGCTTCGCATCCTGGGGACAGAGGGCCATCAGTGCATGCTGGCAGCCAGGGGCAGCTCTCCCCACCAGCCCACCTGCCGCGTACCCTGGACACCAGGCTCAGCGTCTTGCTCTCCTCCTGGTAGCGGAGCAGGGAGACACTCTTCATGACATCAGCTGCCAGGATAAAGTTCTTAACACTGATCATCTGGTGGATGTACAGCTGGGTGTCGATGAAAGCCATGCCCGTCAGCTCACTGGCACGCAGACTCCACAGGAATATCTGAGGGGAACAAGAGATGCAGGGGTGAGAAGCTGCATTGCGGGCCAGCCCAGGACAGTGGGCTGCAGCGAGGCAGGGCAGCACCTTCTGGCC is part of the Sorex araneus isolate mSorAra2 chromosome 2, mSorAra2.pri, whole genome shotgun sequence genome and harbors:
- the FBXL6 gene encoding F-box/LRR-repeat protein 6 is translated as MAPEPARRARRRARRAPPHARSAEDWWWERLAPHGSEYQLLQEDSMVLVLPSPGPARARRAPRTRASGARASTKAGARASTKARPRAAPAPAQGPDPGWADGIPLEILVQIFGLLVAADGPVPFLGRAARVCRRWREAASQPALWHTVTLSPPLSGRPGKSGAKAEKKLLGSLEWLMPHRFTQLQRLTLLHWKSQIHPVLKLATESCPQLSCLKLSDCHRVTPDTLLLLARSCPQLHSLDVQHSTVESTALVSFLEEAGPRMHRLGLTYSSQTAAVVGMLLGGCCPQLRVLEVSAGISPNSIPLQLPVEGLQKGCPQLQVLRLLNLPWLPKPAGRAVALGPGFPGLEELCLASSACSSVTNEVLGRLLHGSPNLRLLDLRGCARITPAGLDRLPCWELEQLHLGLYGMTDRLTLAKEGSPLLTHKWCHSLRELDLSGQGFNEKDLEQALAVFSSPARGSHPALCSLNLRGTRVTPSTVSSVISSCPSLRYLNLESCRCLPRGLKRVYRGLEAVQWCLEQLLAS
- the SLC52A2 gene encoding solute carrier family 52, riboflavin transporter, member 2, whose amino-acid sequence is MASPPLDRLVLTHVLVALFGMGSWAAVNGLWVELPVVVKDLPEGWSLPAYLSVLVALGNLGLLAVTLWRRLAPGRGEQTPIRVVQTLSVVGTALLAPLWHRVALVAEQLHSVAFLALALLLALASCASNVTFLPFLGRLPPTFLRSFFLGQGLSALLPCVLALVQGVGRLECPRAATNSTPGTPHHFPERFPASTFFWVLSALLVASAAAFQGLLLLLPVSTPSPATDPGCGLRVRAPEVREEEQEEASPLQDLPNSAASSAPSPAPEGQGLLTRRTACLLGLLAVTNALTNGVLPAVQSFSCLPYGRLAYHLAVVLGSAANPLACFLAMGVLCRSLAGLGGLSLLGLLFGAYLMALAILSPCPPLVGTSAGVVLVVLSWVLCLGMFSYVKVAASSLLHGGGRSALLAAGMAIQVGSLLGAVAMFPPTSIYQVFRSGRDCEDLCRH